The following coding sequences lie in one Musa acuminata AAA Group cultivar baxijiao chromosome BXJ1-8, Cavendish_Baxijiao_AAA, whole genome shotgun sequence genomic window:
- the LOC103995783 gene encoding CASP-like protein 2B1 encodes MRPEVGVSPGTVPVYYGGGKLMAVERRMKVAEVVLRCLSCAFGVIAAVLVGSDTQVREFFSVEKKAKFTDMKALVFLVVASGIAAGYSLLMVVRSVVSMMKGSVLFNKALAWAIFSCDQVVAYLTLAAVAAAAQAAELSQFGQTELQWMKVCNLYHKFCNQSGGGMVSAFLGSLCMVAVSSMSAFNLFRLYGKNKGKRSGNF; translated from the exons ATGAGGCCGGAGGTTGGGGTGAGCCCTGGGACCGTGCCTGTGTACTATGGAGGTGGGAAGCTGATGGCTGTGGAGAGGAGGATGAAGGTGGCTGAGGTTGTGCTCAGGTGTCTCTCATGTGCGTTTGGGGTGATTGCTGCTGTTCTAGTAGGATCTGACACTCAGGTTAGGGAGTTCTTCTCTGTGGAAAAGAAGGCCAAGTTCACTGACATGAAAGCTCTGGT GTTCCTAGTGGTAGCAAGTGGGATAGCTGCAGGCTATAGTCTGCTAATGGTGGTGAGGAGTGTGGTGAGCATGATGAAGGGGAGTGTCCTCTTCAACAAGGCCTTGGCTTGGGCTATCTTCTCTTGTGATCAG GTCGTGGCGTATCTCACattggcggcggtggcggcggcggcacaaGCTGCAGAGCTCAGCCAGTTCGGCCAGACAGAGCTGCAGTGGATGAAGGTATGCAACCTCTACCATAAATTCTGCAACCAAAGTGGGGGGGGCATGGTGAGTGCCTTCCTAGGTAGCCTCTGCATGGTGGCTGTTTCCTCGATGTCTGCCTTCAACCTCTTCCGCTTGTATGGCAAAAACAAGGGCAAGCGCAGTGGGAATTTCTAG
- the LOC135680434 gene encoding uncharacterized protein LOC135680434, translated as MATPQPRMNTNTLSTSAPPHHPLSYSTLVLEAELMGRQNGDPFALHASIALLQERFKQLQRVKELREQRELRKVWSEGEPPSSSAQCGQQNWLFHPDLPWPPSRRHLSDHVGPHAPENAPSMSLWPSRSIAQNSITGHETDVDTSLHL; from the coding sequence ATGGCCACGCCACAACCACGCATGAACACAAACACTCTATCTACATCAGCACCACCTCACCACCCACTGAGCTACTCCACATTGGTGCTTGAGGCTGAGCTCATGGGGAGGCAGAACGGCGATCCCTTTGCCCTCCACGCCTCCATCGCGCTGCTGCAGGAGCGGTTCAAGCAGCTGCAGAGGGTGAAGGAGCTGAGGGAGCAGCGGGAGCTGCGGAAGGTGTGGAGCGAGGGCGAGCCACCCAGCTCAAGTGCTCAGTGTGGGCAGCAGAACTGGCTCTTCCACCCCGACCTGCCATGGCCTCCGTCGCGCCGCCACCTCAGTGATCACGTAGGACCCCATGCACCCGAGAACGCACCTTCCATGAGCCTGTGGCCCAGCAGAAGCATTGCTCAGAATTCAATCACAGGACATGAGACAGATGTTGATACTTCTCTGCACCTGTAA
- the LOC135588643 gene encoding thymidine kinase-like, with protein sequence MRSMLRSILPFHISSPPPPSHHHLLLKPSPPLLLPSFRTFHSPKSLAKSPFVRLPKPATHFTSFRPYCRTPPGDHESDMQSRPCCGEIHVIVGPMFAGKTTTLLRRIQAERNNGRSVAIIKSDKDTRYGVDAIVTHDGTRMPCMALPALSMFRERLGAEAYDKLDVIGIDEAQFFEDLYDFCCNAADRDRKTVIVAGLDGDYLRRRFGSVLDIIPLANSVTKLTARCELCGGRAFFTLRKTKEKQTELIGGADVYMPVCRQHYIDGQIVWEATRIVLDMERPVVV encoded by the exons ATGCGCTCCATGTTGAGGTCTATCCTTCCCTTCCACATCTCTTCTCCTCCGCCTCCTTCCCATCACCACCTTCTTCTCAAACCCTCCCcacctctcctcctcccttcGTTTCGCACGTTCCACTCCCCCAAATCGTTGGCCAAATCACCTTTCGTCCGCCTCCCAAAACCTGCCACCCATTTCACCTCCTTCAGACCCTATTGTAGAACGCCCCCCGGAGATCATGAGTCCGATATGCAATCGCGCCCTTGCTGCGGCGAGATCCATGTGATCGTCGGCCCGATGTTCGCCGGAAAGACCACCACTCTCCTCCGTCGAATCCAAGCCGAAAGGAATAACGGAAG ATCTGTGGCCATAATTAAATCCGACAAGGACACAAGGTATGGGGTGGATGCAATTGTGACACACGATGGTACGAGAATGCCATGCATGGCTCTGCCAGCGCTTTCTATGTTCCGAGAAAGACTAGGAGCCGAAGCATATGATAAG TTGGATGTGATAGGGATTGATGAAGCCCAGTTCTTTGAAGATCTTTATGATTTTTGCTGCAATGCAGCTGATCGTGATAGGAAGACTGTTATTGTTGCAGGCTTGGATGGTGACTACCTAAG AAGGAGATTTGGCTCGGTGCTTGACATCATTCCGCTAGCTAATTCAGTTACCAAGCTTACCGCAAGGTGTGAGTTGTGTGGTGGACGTGCATTCTTTACCTTGAGGAAAACAAAGGAAAAACAAACAGAACTAATTGGTGGAGCTGATGTTTATATGCCTGTATGTAGACAGCACTACATAGATGGACAGATTGTTTGGGAAGCCACAAGGATTGTGTTGGATATGGAACGTCCCGTGGTAGTTTAG
- the LOC135588642 gene encoding cytochrome b561 and DOMON domain-containing protein At5g47530-like, translating to MMQAIFLCLLLSFSLQSSSAQAQNCSSESFSGNRLYSSCNSLPYLGASLHWTYHASNGTVDVAYRALQSSSGWVAWAINPSGAGMIGANAFLAFPDSAAGAVTVWTTQLSTYSPTVQDQNLSFSVYSKAAEYSDGSYTIYATLEVPSNNTKVNVVWQASTQIENGVPNGHSTLGDNVNSQSTLDLLSGHAASAADNSKQHRMNIHGVLNAVSWGVMMPMGAIIARYLRVFQAADPAWYYLHIACQISAYIIGVSGWGLGLKLGSESVGVVHHKHRMMGIALFCLATLQVFALLLRPDKKNKHRIYWNMYHHSVGYLVIILSVVNTFEGFEILLPAKKWKHAYIATIVLLLVIALVLEVITWAVVLRRRSKSSEKSHHGSNGVNGHGVKQYQVA from the exons ATGATGCAGGCCATCTTCCTTTGCCTTTTACTATCTTTCTCCCTCCAATCCTCCTCGGCTCAAGCTCAAAACTGTTCCAGCGAGAGCTTCTCCGGGAACAGGCTGTACTCATCCTGCAACTCCCTCCCTTACCTCGGCGCCTCACTGCACTGGACCTACCATGCCTCCAATGGAACAGTTGACGTCGCCTACCGCGCGCTGCAGTCTTCCTCCGGCTGGGTCGCCTGGGCCATTAACCCCTCCGGTGCCGGCATGATCGGCGCCAACGCCTTCCTCGCCTTCCCGGATTCTGCCGCCGGCGCCGTGACTGTTTGGACCACGCAGCTGTCCACGTACTCCCCCACCGTGCAGGACCAGAACTTGAGCTTCAGTGTGTACAGCAAGGCGGCGGAGTACTCCGACGGGTCATACACCATTTACGCGACGCTGGAGGTGCCGAGCAATAACACGAAGGTGAACGTAGTGTGGCAGGCGTCGACGCAGATCGAGAATGGAGTGCCGAACGGCCACTCCACCCTCGGCGACAACGTCAACTCGCAGAGCACTCTGGATCTGCTGTCGGGGCATGCAGCATCTGCTGCAGATAATTCGAAGCAGCACCGAATGAAT ATTCATGGGGTGTTGAATGCTGTCAGCTGGGGTGTCATGATGCCAATGGGGGCCATCATAGCCAGGTATCTGAGAGTGTTTCAAGCAGCTGATCCTGCTTGGTATTATCTCCACATTGCTTGCCAGATCTCAGCATACATAATTGGGGTCTCTGGATGGGGTCTTGGCCTCAAGCTAGGAAGTGAATCTGTTGGTGTCGTTCACCACAAGCACAGGATGATGGGAATTGCCCTCTTCTGCCTCGCCACACTTCAG GTGTTTGCATTGCTTCTAAGGCCAGACAAGAAGAACAAGCACAGGATCTACTGGAACATGTACCATCACTCGGTCGGATACCTTGTCATAATCCTGAGTGTTGTGAACACCTTTGAAGGCTTTGAGATACTGCTCCCTGCCAAGAAGTGGAAACATGCCTACATTGCTACCATTGTGCTGCTGCTTGTCATTGCACTTGTCCTGGAAGTGATCACTTGGGCTGTAGTCCTCAGGAGGAGGTCGAAAAGCTCCGAGAAGTCACACCATGGATCCAATGGTGTCAATGGCCATGGTGTCAAGCAGTATCAGGTGGCTTAG